The window AGCGAAAGCGGCATTAGAAAAGCTTACCGACAAATAAACAATCTGCGGTCGATCGGCGCCGATCTGAACCAATGGACATAGAATATTGGTCACCCTCGCACCTGGAATTCCTCCCTGATTTTTTTGTTATATAATTCATGAAGCTAAAGATCGGTGACAAAGCACCGGATTTTGAGTTGCCGTCGACCGGGGGCAAGCTCTTTCGACTTGGCAACAGTCTCAGTGCTAACAAACTCGTTTTATATTTTTACCCGAAAGATTTTACGATGGGCTGTACTCGCGAGGCGTGTGGGTTCCGCGACGAATTTTCCGAGTTGGCGAATTCCGGAATGAACGTGATCGGCGTAAGCACCGATTCGATCGAGAGTCATGAGAAGTTCAAAAGAGAGCATAAGCTTCCATTCAATTTGCTGTCGGATATCAACGGCGAAGTTGCGCGTCTCTACGGGGTTTATAACAGTCTCTTCAAAATTGCCAATCGCGTTACTTTTATTATCGGCAGCGACGGGAAAATTGCGAGCATAACGAAGAACCTGTTTGCTCCAAAGGCACATATAAGAGCGGCGAAAAATGAGGAATGAGAAAGATGTTGTTTCCGCATTCGACGAAATTATCGAAGGGAAATTTGTATCTCGACGAGTCGTGGACTTGCGCGGCGACGATCTGAATCATGAGGGGGAAGACTTTGTCCGACCATTCATTCGGCGCCTGAAGTTACACGGGTTCGTAGAGAAGCCCATCAACGAGATCGAATTGCAATTTGAAGAAAGGGTACCGGCGTTTGTAATAAGAAATTGTAACGCATACTTCGGGTGGGTTTTTATCGAACGATTTACGCAAAAGAAATCGAGGAAGATGTTCGGCAGCGTGGTACGAAACAAGAAAGGCGATTGGTTGATTCAAGTCTCGCACAACAGCACTGAACCGGTTTATGCCAATTTGAAATTCAAAACGGAAATGGAAAGCGAAAGGCTGTTTGT of the Candidatus Acidiferrales bacterium genome contains:
- a CDS encoding peroxiredoxin; the encoded protein is MKLKIGDKAPDFELPSTGGKLFRLGNSLSANKLVLYFYPKDFTMGCTREACGFRDEFSELANSGMNVIGVSTDSIESHEKFKREHKLPFNLLSDINGEVARLYGVYNSLFKIANRVTFIIGSDGKIASITKNLFAPKAHIRAAKNEE